From the genome of Mugil cephalus isolate CIBA_MC_2020 chromosome 2, CIBA_Mcephalus_1.1, whole genome shotgun sequence, one region includes:
- the slc2a15b gene encoding solute carrier family 2 member 15b, with protein MAEELLVENDAKVKGHLTKSLLAVAFLASFGSSMLYGYNLAVVNSPAQYIKSFYNETMAENYDWIPDEGHLTILYSLTVSVFAIGGMFGSLLVGRLVTKYGRKGTLVRITVLVFIGGALMAFSRWNRNPWMVIIGRFITGLHSGISLSVVPMYLGEIAPKNLRGFLGLIPSIHICLGVFIAQVLGLSELLGKEEDWPLLLSIIVFPTVVQLMLLPWFPESPRYLLIEKGNVHATIKALKWFRSKGNIQAEIEEMQEEQRSLSSIQTLSVCSLFMDRCVRWQVITIVVLNIGMQLSGIDAIWFYTNDIFKNAGIPEPLIQYTTVGTGAIEVIAGLLGCFTVERLGRRPLIIGGFLFMGMCCAGITVSVLFQVQLSFMRYISVGCVVGIIAGFCIGPAGVPFLITAELFKQSHRPAAYTVGGCLNWLSNFTIGFVFPFLETSMGPYCYLIFCAICVGVALYTIFIVPETKNKTFVEISQMFAAKNNIFEEELMANGDLKMAQVKGYQTIA; from the exons ATGGCGGAGGAATTGTTGGTGGAAAACGATGCAAAAGTCAAGGGG CACCTCACAAAGTCGCTGCTGGCGGTGGCTTTCCTGGCCTCGTTCGGCAGCTCCATGCTCTACGGCTACAACCTGGCAGTAGTCAACTCTCCCGCGCAG TACATCAAAAGCTTCTATAATGAGACAATGGCAGAAAATTACGACTGGATCCCAGATGAGGGTCATCTCACCATTTTGTACTCCCTCACTGTCTCAGTCTTTGCCATTGGTGGGATGTTTGGGTCCCTACTAGTGGGCAGACTCGTTACCAAATATGgaag GAAAGGGACTCTGGTGAGAATCACCGTTCTGGTGTTTATAGGAGGAGCTCTgatggccttcagcagatggaaCAGAAATCCTTGGATGGTAATCATTGGTCGCTTCATCACAGGATTACACTCAG GGATCTCTCTCAGTGTGGTGCCGATGTACCTCGGTGAGATTGCCCCCAAGAACCTAAGAGGCTTCCTCGGCCTCATTCCCAGCATCCACATTTGTCTCGGAGTTTTCATTGCTCAAGTCTTGGGGCTCTCTGAACTCCTAGGAAAG gaagaggactggcctctgctcctctccattATAGTGTTTCCTACTGTGGTCCAGCTaatgctgttgccatggtttccaGAGAGTCCACGATACCTGCTGATAGAGAAAGGGAATGTGCACGCCACTATCAAAG CCCTGAAGTGGTTCCGTTCTAAAGGAAACATCCAGGCTGAGATTGAGGAGATGCAAGAGGAGCAGCGCTCCCTGTCCTCCATCCAGaccctctctgtctgcagcctgTTCATGGACCGCTGTGTCCGCTGGCAGGTCATCACTATTGTGGTGTTAAACATTGGCATGCAGCTCTCAGGAATTGATGCG ATCTGGTTCTACACAAATGACATATTTAAGAATGCAGGAATCCCAGAGCCTCTTATCCAGTACACGACGGTCGGAACTGGTGCCATTGAGGTCATCGCAGGGTTGCTGGGG tgttttactgtcGAGCGTCTGGGCAGAAGACCTCTGATTATTGGCGGCTTTCTCTTCATGGGAATGTGCTGCGCTGGGATCACTGTGTCCGTCCTCTTCCAG GTGCAGCTGTCATTCATGCGCTACATCAGCGTGGGCTGCGTTGTTGGAATTATTGCCGGCTTCTGCATAGGTccag CCGGCGTGCCTTTCCTCATCACTGCCGAGCTGTTTAAGCAGTCTCACCGACCTGCTGCCTACACCGTGGGTGGTTGTCTCAACTGGCTGTCCAACTTCACCATTGGTTTTGTCTTTCCCTTCCTAGAG ACGAGTATGGGTCCGTACTGTTACCTGATCTTCTGTGCCATCTGCGTGGGAGTGGCCCTCTACACCATCTTCATCGTTCCTGAAACCAAGAACAAAACCTTCGTGGAGATCAGCCAGATGTTCGCTGCCAAGAACAACATCTTTGAAGAGGAGCTGATGGCCAACGGTGATCTGAAAATGGCTCAGGTGAAGGGCTATCAAACCATCGCCTAA